In Rathayibacter sp. VKM Ac-2762, one DNA window encodes the following:
- a CDS encoding nuclear transport factor 2 family protein, with protein sequence MAESWQDASVRGVAMIENELVVRDFLEVWSARDSRQLIPFLHPEVVYSASSSQEIAGRARVLEMCDEVHRAFTEIRIALVTIAVAGSVVLTEHALHLRSDTGEGHWLRCFGSYELRGEQIVTWRQLHG encoded by the coding sequence ATGGCCGAGAGCTGGCAGGACGCGTCGGTGCGGGGCGTCGCGATGATCGAGAACGAGCTGGTCGTGCGCGACTTCCTCGAGGTGTGGAGCGCTCGCGACAGCCGCCAGCTCATCCCGTTCCTGCATCCGGAGGTCGTCTACAGCGCGTCGAGCTCGCAGGAGATCGCGGGGCGGGCGCGGGTCCTCGAGATGTGCGACGAGGTCCACCGGGCGTTCACCGAGATCCGGATCGCCCTCGTCACGATCGCCGTCGCCGGCAGCGTCGTCCTCACCGAGCACGCCCTGCACCTCCGCTCGGACACGGGGGAGGGCCACTGGCTCCGCTGCTTCGGGAGCTACGAGCTCCGCGGCGAGCAGATCGTCACCTGGCGGCAGCTCCATGGGTGA
- a CDS encoding Y-family DNA polymerase — protein sequence MRSERRIALVDVNSFYVSCERLFDPRLAGRPVVVLSNNDGCVVARSDEVKRLGIENGTPWFQIEPLIRSGRLPKVIARSSNYELYGELSARVMELLGRYSAWQEVYSIDESFLGVDGDVAERAKIGRAMRAAVAKNVGLPVCVGFGPSKTLAKFVNKGGAKKHPRLGGVCDTDWYTPEQLDVLMASQHVTELWGVAGRTGKRLAELSIHTVRDLRDADPALIRKKFSVVLQRSVYELRGVDCIPLEAARTVRDQLIFSRSFATPVTTIADMEQVLSVYAQRAAHRLRAQESVTRTMSVFASTSPFADAPYESAGGLAGFPVPTDDPVAMVRAAIGTLRPRLREGARYVRAGVILTNLSPRNSHALLEIFDTAFDTKGLGATIDAVTKRHGRSAVGLGLAGIRTGPVWTMKRDALSLRATTHWGELATAHAR from the coding sequence GTGCGCTCTGAGCGGCGCATCGCCCTGGTCGACGTGAACTCGTTCTACGTCTCCTGCGAGCGGTTGTTCGATCCGAGGCTCGCAGGCCGGCCGGTCGTCGTCCTCTCGAACAACGACGGCTGCGTGGTCGCCCGCTCCGACGAGGTGAAGAGGCTCGGGATCGAGAACGGCACGCCCTGGTTCCAGATCGAACCCCTGATCCGCTCGGGCCGCCTCCCGAAGGTGATCGCCCGATCGAGCAACTACGAGCTGTACGGCGAGCTGTCCGCGCGCGTGATGGAGCTGCTGGGCCGCTACTCCGCCTGGCAGGAGGTGTACTCGATCGACGAGTCCTTCCTCGGCGTCGACGGCGACGTGGCGGAGCGGGCGAAGATCGGCCGGGCGATGCGGGCGGCCGTCGCGAAGAACGTCGGCCTGCCCGTCTGCGTCGGATTCGGGCCGAGCAAGACTCTCGCGAAGTTCGTCAACAAGGGCGGAGCGAAGAAGCACCCGCGCCTGGGGGGCGTCTGCGACACCGACTGGTACACGCCCGAGCAGCTCGACGTGCTCATGGCCTCGCAGCACGTCACCGAGCTGTGGGGAGTCGCCGGCCGCACAGGGAAGCGCCTCGCGGAGCTGTCCATCCACACCGTCCGCGACCTCCGCGACGCGGACCCCGCGCTGATCCGCAAGAAGTTCTCGGTCGTCCTGCAGCGCTCCGTCTACGAGCTGCGCGGCGTCGACTGCATCCCCCTCGAGGCCGCTCGCACCGTCCGTGACCAGCTGATCTTCTCCCGGTCGTTCGCCACTCCCGTGACGACGATCGCGGACATGGAGCAGGTGCTCTCCGTCTACGCGCAGCGCGCCGCCCACCGCCTCCGAGCGCAGGAGTCGGTCACCAGGACGATGAGCGTGTTCGCGTCGACGTCGCCGTTCGCGGACGCGCCCTACGAGTCCGCCGGCGGCCTGGCCGGCTTCCCCGTCCCCACGGACGACCCGGTGGCGATGGTGAGGGCCGCGATCGGCACCCTGCGCCCGCGGCTGCGGGAGGGCGCGCGCTACGTGCGGGCCGGCGTCATCCTCACGAACCTGTCGCCGCGGAACTCCCACGCGCTGCTCGAGATCTTCGACACCGCCTTCGACACGAAGGGCCTCGGCGCCACCATCGACGCCGTGACGAAGCGCCACGGCCGGTCCGCGGTCGGCCTCGGGCTGGCGGGCATCCGCACGGGGCCGGTGTGGACGATGAAGCGCGACGCCCTCTCGCTCCGGGCGACGACGCACTGGGGCGAGCTGGCCACGGCCCACGCGCGGTGA
- the msrA gene encoding peptide-methionine (S)-S-oxide reductase MsrA, which translates to MAEERAILAGGCFWGLQELIRDMPGVFSTRAGYAGGSTPNATYRHHGDHAEAVEIEFDPEQLSYRDLLEFFFQVHDPTTKNRQGNDIGTAYRSVILFLTPEQERVARQTITEIDASGRWPGPVVTEVEPAGEFWDAEEEHQDYLRKHPGGYTCHWVRPKWALDA; encoded by the coding sequence ATGGCCGAGGAGCGCGCGATCCTCGCGGGCGGATGCTTCTGGGGGCTCCAGGAGCTCATCCGCGACATGCCGGGCGTCTTCAGCACCCGCGCCGGGTACGCCGGCGGCAGCACGCCGAACGCGACCTACCGCCACCACGGCGACCACGCGGAGGCGGTCGAGATCGAGTTCGATCCCGAGCAGCTCTCCTACCGCGACCTGCTCGAGTTCTTCTTCCAGGTGCACGACCCGACGACGAAGAACCGTCAGGGCAACGACATCGGCACGGCCTACCGCTCCGTGATCCTCTTCCTCACGCCTGAGCAGGAGAGGGTCGCGCGTCAGACGATCACCGAGATCGACGCGTCGGGCCGCTGGCCCGGACCGGTCGTCACCGAGGTCGAGCCCGCCGGCGAGTTCTGGGACGCCGAGGAGGAGCACCAGGACTACCTGCGCAAGCACCCCGGCGGCTACACCTGCCACTGGGTCCGGCCGAAGTGGGCGCTCGACGCCTGA
- a CDS encoding putative oxygenase MesX has product MTNEPAFSTTLTPFDEDYSPARSSRITTNFANLARGERRRENLRTALRMIDDRLNDLVPGDDPSRGRYTVGLDIVSVGLRLTTDGEDREFPLLEVLRTRILDRRTGRCQPGTLGNNFSSYLRDHDFSVRLPAVNAAQAGFTVPDDFGVLHGALFQHFRDSAQYAELSSTPPVICISVSTSRTYRRTGTLHPILGVEYRQDELSLTDRYFAEMGLGVRFFMPPGSTAPLAFYCGGDLLEDYSDLQLIATISTMETFQRIYRPEIYGARSAAADVYRPDLEQQDYVRPAVSYDREERGRLAVEQGRFAEEHLMKPHGERLRQWAAGYAGAVR; this is encoded by the coding sequence ATGACGAACGAACCCGCCTTCAGCACCACCCTCACTCCCTTCGACGAGGACTACTCGCCGGCCCGGAGCTCCCGGATCACCACCAACTTCGCGAATCTGGCCCGCGGCGAGCGCCGCCGGGAGAACCTCCGGACCGCGCTGCGGATGATCGACGACCGGTTGAACGATCTCGTGCCGGGCGACGATCCGAGCCGCGGCCGCTACACGGTCGGGCTCGACATCGTCTCCGTCGGGCTGCGGCTCACCACGGACGGCGAGGACCGGGAGTTCCCCCTGCTGGAGGTCCTGCGCACCCGGATCCTCGACCGCCGCACCGGCCGATGTCAGCCGGGGACACTGGGGAACAACTTCTCCTCCTACCTCCGCGACCACGACTTCAGCGTGCGGCTGCCGGCGGTCAACGCCGCGCAGGCCGGCTTCACCGTCCCCGACGACTTCGGCGTCCTGCACGGCGCGCTCTTCCAGCACTTCCGGGACTCCGCGCAGTACGCGGAGCTCTCGTCGACGCCGCCCGTCATCTGCATCAGCGTCTCGACGAGCAGGACGTACCGGCGCACCGGGACCCTCCATCCGATCCTCGGCGTCGAGTACCGGCAGGACGAGCTCTCGCTGACCGACCGGTACTTCGCGGAGATGGGCCTCGGGGTCCGCTTCTTCATGCCGCCCGGCAGCACGGCGCCGCTCGCGTTCTACTGCGGCGGCGACCTGCTGGAGGACTACTCGGACCTCCAGCTCATCGCCACGATCAGCACGATGGAGACGTTCCAGAGGATCTACCGGCCCGAGATCTACGGCGCGCGCTCGGCCGCCGCTGACGTCTACCGGCCGGACCTGGAGCAGCAGGACTACGTGCGGCCCGCGGTCTCCTACGACCGCGAGGAGCGCGGCCGGCTCGCGGTCGAGCAGGGGCGGTTCGCGGAGGAGCACCTCATGAAGCCGCACGGGGAGCGGCTGCGGCAGTGGGCCGCCGGGTACGCGGGAGCGGTCCGATGA
- a CDS encoding methionine synthase, whose product MSARGSSTSLPLLPTSIAGSLPKPSWLAQPETLWSPWRLTGDALAEGKQDALRAAVHEQHHRGLDIVSDGEQTRQHFVTTFIEHLTGVDFERRETVRIRDRYDASVPTVVGAVGLERPVFADDARFLREQTDQPIKWALPGPMTMIDTLSDRHYGSREKLAWEFASILNEEARALQDAGVDIVQFDEPAFTVFFDEVHDWGVAALERAAEGLRIETAVHICYGYGIKANTDWKATLGSEWRQYEESLPLLQQSSLDIVSLESHHSHVPMELIELVRGKKVMLGAIDVASGTVETPEEVADTLRRALRFVDADLLLPSTNCGMAPLPRDLAWGKLSALSAGAAIVREELAP is encoded by the coding sequence ATGAGCGCCCGCGGATCCTCGACGTCCCTCCCGCTCCTGCCCACCTCGATCGCCGGCAGCCTGCCGAAGCCGTCGTGGCTCGCGCAGCCGGAGACCCTGTGGTCCCCGTGGCGGCTGACCGGCGACGCCCTGGCCGAGGGCAAGCAGGACGCCCTGCGCGCCGCCGTCCACGAGCAGCACCACCGGGGCCTGGACATCGTCAGCGACGGGGAGCAGACCCGGCAGCACTTCGTCACGACGTTCATCGAGCACCTCACGGGTGTCGACTTCGAGCGGCGCGAGACGGTGCGCATCCGCGACCGGTACGACGCGAGCGTGCCGACCGTCGTCGGCGCCGTGGGGCTCGAGAGGCCCGTGTTCGCCGACGACGCCCGGTTCCTGCGCGAGCAGACCGATCAGCCCATCAAGTGGGCGCTGCCCGGCCCGATGACGATGATCGACACTCTCTCCGACCGGCACTACGGGAGTCGCGAGAAGCTGGCATGGGAGTTCGCGAGCATCCTCAACGAGGAGGCGCGAGCCCTCCAGGACGCCGGAGTCGACATCGTCCAGTTCGACGAGCCCGCCTTCACCGTCTTCTTCGACGAGGTGCACGACTGGGGCGTGGCCGCGCTGGAGAGGGCGGCGGAGGGACTCCGCATCGAGACCGCGGTGCACATCTGCTACGGCTACGGGATCAAAGCGAACACCGACTGGAAGGCGACCCTCGGGTCGGAGTGGCGGCAGTACGAGGAGTCGTTGCCGCTCCTCCAGCAGTCCTCGCTCGACATCGTCTCGCTGGAGAGCCACCACTCCCACGTGCCGATGGAGCTGATCGAGCTCGTCCGCGGCAAGAAGGTCATGCTCGGAGCGATCGACGTGGCGAGCGGGACCGTCGAGACGCCCGAGGAGGTCGCCGACACCCTGCGCCGCGCCCTCCGGTTCGTCGACGCGGACCTGCTCCTCCCGAGCACGAACTGCGGCATGGCGCCGCTGCCCCGCGACCTCGCCTGGGGGAAGCTCAGCGCGCTGAGCGCGGGAGCGGCGATCGTCCGCGAGGAGCTCGCGCCCTGA
- the umuD gene encoding translesion error-prone DNA polymerase V autoproteolytic subunit has protein sequence MFLVTSEAVAAGFPSPAQDYFDGSLDLNDHLIRDRTSTFIVRVSGESMVGAGISDGDELVVDRSITPTHGSVVIAILDGELTVKRLELHPGGVVLRAENPEYPPIHVAELSDLQVWGVVTVCLHRLHRAL, from the coding sequence ATGTTCCTCGTCACCAGCGAGGCGGTGGCGGCCGGATTCCCGTCGCCGGCGCAGGACTACTTCGACGGGTCCCTCGACCTCAACGACCACCTGATCCGCGACAGGACGTCGACGTTCATCGTCCGCGTCTCGGGCGAGAGCATGGTCGGCGCGGGCATCAGCGACGGCGACGAGCTCGTGGTCGACCGGTCGATCACGCCGACGCACGGGAGCGTGGTCATCGCGATCCTCGACGGCGAGCTGACCGTGAAGCGCCTCGAGCTGCACCCCGGGGGAGTGGTGCTGCGGGCCGAGAACCCGGAGTACCCGCCGATCCACGTCGCCGAGCTGAGCGACCTCCAGGTGTGGGGCGTGGTCACCGTCTGCCTCCACCGGCTGCACCGTGCGCTCTGA
- the alsS gene encoding acetolactate synthase AlsS encodes MEQPNVETRSARRVIETLTANGVKYVFGIPGAKIDAVFDVLADEGPELIVCRHEQNAAFMAAAVGRLTGSPGVVLVTSGPGTTNLATGLLTANTEQDPVVALAGAVQLSDRLKRTHQSMDAAAFLSTVTKYTVESTDPDDVSEAVSNAFRAAVTEPRGAAAVVLSASVMAAPTSQVITRAATGSTSGPARAEDLTHAADLINTAERPVLLVGLRASEPATVAALRVLISESELPVIETFQAAGLVSRELEDHYLGRVGLFKNQPADLALAESDLVVAIGYDAVEYDPVIWNSDVDRRIVHIDSVDAPLDNHYLPALELKGDLAQTVAALTPLVSGLQLDEDAADRVARHRSELERIDDAARTAEAAPGTVDPARLVLLMRDLLSDDATVACDIGSNYIFMARHFRVYEPKHLLFSNGQQTLGVSFPWGMAASLLRPGTPVVSVSGDGGFLFSATEIETATRLGLSFTHVIMRDDTYDMVGFQQLLKYGRKSGVQLGDYDIEKFAAAFGATGRRVSGLAEFEEAFRASLAEPGVSIIDVAVDYSRNVDIAAHLVEDAFE; translated from the coding sequence ATGGAGCAGCCGAACGTCGAGACGCGCAGTGCACGGCGGGTGATCGAGACCCTGACCGCCAACGGCGTGAAGTACGTCTTCGGGATCCCGGGAGCGAAGATCGACGCGGTCTTCGACGTCCTCGCCGACGAGGGGCCGGAGCTGATCGTCTGCCGGCACGAGCAGAACGCCGCCTTCATGGCTGCCGCGGTGGGACGGCTGACGGGCAGCCCGGGCGTCGTCCTCGTGACCTCCGGCCCCGGCACGACCAACCTCGCCACCGGCCTGCTCACGGCCAACACGGAGCAGGACCCGGTCGTCGCGCTCGCCGGGGCCGTGCAGCTCTCCGACCGCCTCAAGCGCACGCACCAGTCGATGGATGCGGCCGCCTTCCTCTCCACCGTGACGAAGTACACGGTCGAGTCGACGGATCCGGACGACGTCTCGGAGGCGGTCAGCAACGCCTTCCGCGCCGCCGTCACCGAGCCCCGAGGCGCCGCAGCGGTCGTCCTCTCGGCCAGCGTGATGGCCGCGCCGACCTCGCAGGTCATCACCCGGGCGGCCACGGGGTCGACGAGCGGTCCGGCGCGCGCCGAGGACCTCACCCACGCCGCCGACCTGATCAACACCGCGGAGCGGCCCGTCCTCCTCGTGGGACTCCGCGCGTCGGAGCCGGCGACCGTGGCGGCACTGCGGGTCCTGATCAGCGAGTCGGAGCTGCCGGTGATCGAGACGTTCCAGGCGGCCGGCCTCGTCTCCCGCGAGCTCGAGGACCACTACCTGGGCCGCGTCGGCCTGTTCAAGAACCAGCCCGCCGACCTCGCCCTCGCCGAGTCCGATCTCGTCGTCGCGATCGGCTACGACGCTGTCGAGTACGACCCGGTGATCTGGAACAGCGACGTCGACCGCCGGATCGTCCACATCGACTCCGTCGACGCCCCGCTGGACAACCACTACCTGCCGGCGCTGGAGCTGAAGGGCGATCTCGCGCAGACCGTCGCGGCCCTCACGCCGCTCGTCTCCGGCCTGCAGCTCGACGAGGACGCGGCCGACCGGGTCGCCCGGCACCGGAGCGAGCTGGAGCGGATCGACGACGCGGCGCGCACGGCCGAGGCTGCTCCCGGGACCGTCGATCCCGCCCGCCTCGTGCTCCTGATGCGCGACCTGCTCTCGGACGACGCCACCGTGGCCTGCGACATCGGCTCGAACTACATCTTCATGGCCCGGCACTTCCGGGTGTACGAGCCCAAGCATCTGCTCTTCTCGAACGGGCAGCAGACCCTCGGCGTCTCCTTCCCGTGGGGCATGGCGGCGAGCCTCCTGCGCCCCGGGACCCCGGTGGTCTCCGTCTCGGGCGACGGAGGCTTCCTGTTCTCCGCGACGGAGATCGAGACGGCGACGCGGCTCGGCCTCTCGTTCACGCACGTGATCATGCGGGACGACACCTACGACATGGTCGGCTTCCAGCAGCTGCTGAAGTACGGCCGCAAGTCCGGGGTCCAGCTCGGCGACTACGACATCGAGAAGTTCGCGGCGGCGTTCGGCGCCACGGGCAGGCGGGTGAGCGGCCTCGCCGAGTTCGAGGAGGCCTTCCGCGCCTCCCTCGCCGAGCCGGGCGTCTCGATCATCGACGTCGCGGTGGACTACAGCCGCAACGTCGACATCGCCGCCCACCTGGTCGAGGACGCCTTCGAATGA
- a CDS encoding LLM class flavin-dependent oxidoreductase — MARRQHFGWFFSRGFGPQGWGHPYREWNHDWTKPGLYQQSARELEQAGFELIVMEDAVSLGSPETLDLRVRGAYGGPKHDPLLLAPYLFAATERIGLAPTINAGITPPYLAARQAATLQHLSSDRFGINLVTDVGSARHVGLEPLSHDAAYDRADEWMAVVRRLWHSWGEGALVADPGSGRYADGTRVDAFRHRGEHFRVDGPLNAVPFANGDPIVVSPGGSPRGLAFAGTQSDVQLALAPLEARAVRDYRARVLAAAEQHGRTADDLRVLFVVKPEIVSSPEEAARVVEASRHPDEDALRRIALGWSSDLETDLTGLDLDLPVPRSVFGEHVSHGTIAGLYGGTEDAPLRELLTRKACKGRVAERAGFVGTAEEFADFVEELGDDGGSDGLLLSGDLHPVTLHRMLDDLVPVLRRRGILRDELAPGGTRANLFGT; from the coding sequence GTGGCGCGCCGTCAGCACTTCGGCTGGTTCTTCTCCCGGGGCTTCGGACCGCAGGGATGGGGGCACCCCTACCGGGAGTGGAACCACGACTGGACGAAGCCCGGCCTCTACCAGCAGTCGGCCCGCGAGCTGGAGCAGGCCGGCTTCGAGCTGATCGTGATGGAGGACGCCGTCTCGCTCGGCTCCCCGGAGACGCTCGACCTGCGGGTGCGGGGAGCGTACGGCGGGCCGAAGCACGATCCGCTCCTCCTGGCGCCGTACCTGTTCGCGGCGACCGAGCGGATCGGGCTGGCCCCGACGATCAACGCCGGCATCACGCCCCCGTACCTCGCTGCCCGGCAGGCGGCGACGCTGCAGCACCTCAGCTCCGACCGCTTCGGGATCAACCTGGTCACCGACGTCGGCAGCGCCCGTCACGTGGGCCTGGAGCCGCTGTCGCACGACGCGGCCTACGACCGGGCCGACGAGTGGATGGCGGTCGTCCGCCGGCTCTGGCACAGCTGGGGCGAGGGCGCGCTGGTCGCCGACCCCGGGTCGGGCCGCTACGCCGACGGCACCCGGGTCGACGCGTTCCGGCACCGCGGGGAGCACTTCCGCGTGGACGGCCCCCTGAACGCCGTCCCCTTCGCGAACGGCGACCCGATCGTCGTCTCCCCCGGCGGCTCCCCCCGCGGCCTGGCCTTCGCCGGCACGCAGTCGGACGTGCAGCTCGCGCTCGCCCCTCTGGAGGCCCGGGCGGTGCGCGACTACCGGGCGCGCGTGCTCGCCGCGGCCGAGCAGCACGGGCGGACGGCGGACGACCTGCGCGTGCTCTTCGTCGTGAAGCCCGAGATCGTGTCGAGCCCGGAGGAGGCCGCGCGCGTCGTCGAGGCGTCGCGCCACCCCGACGAGGACGCGCTGCGGCGGATCGCGCTCGGCTGGTCGAGCGACCTGGAGACCGACCTCACCGGGCTGGACCTGGACCTCCCCGTCCCGCGGTCGGTGTTCGGCGAGCACGTCTCGCACGGCACCATCGCCGGCCTGTACGGCGGCACGGAGGATGCTCCGCTGCGGGAGCTGCTGACCAGGAAGGCGTGCAAGGGCCGCGTCGCCGAGCGCGCCGGCTTCGTCGGCACCGCGGAGGAGTTCGCCGACTTCGTCGAGGAGCTCGGCGACGACGGCGGCAGCGACGGGCTCCTCCTCTCCGGGGACCTGCACCCGGTCACCCTGCACCGGATGCTCGACGACCTCGTCCCCGTCCTGCGCCGCCGCGGGATCCTCCGCGACGAGCTCGCTCCCGGCGGGACCCGCGCCAACCTCTTCGGGACGTAG
- the budA gene encoding acetolactate decarboxylase, with the protein MSTHTVDSTDDYAIYQSSTMAALLAGVYDGDLTIRELLTHGDLGLGTFNHLDGEMVIVDGVCYHLRSDGSVQVADGDDRTPFAAVLPFHATTTFTVEEPTGLAGLTRLIDDAVDGGNIPVALRIDGRFTEVRTRTVGAQTEPYPPLIEATAHQSVTGIADTRGTIAGFRTPQFEQAVSVPGYHLHYVDDAREKGGHVLDVTVAEVTVSLTTVAGLHLALPETDQFRRADLAMKDIAAQEARAEG; encoded by the coding sequence ATGAGCACGCACACGGTCGACTCGACCGACGACTACGCGATCTACCAGAGCTCGACCATGGCCGCGCTGCTGGCCGGGGTCTACGACGGGGACCTGACGATCCGCGAGCTGCTCACCCACGGCGATCTCGGCCTGGGCACCTTCAACCACCTGGACGGCGAGATGGTGATCGTCGACGGCGTCTGCTACCACCTGCGCAGCGACGGCTCCGTCCAGGTCGCGGACGGCGACGACCGGACGCCCTTCGCCGCCGTGCTGCCCTTCCACGCGACCACGACGTTCACGGTGGAGGAGCCGACCGGTCTCGCCGGCCTCACCCGGCTGATCGACGACGCGGTCGACGGCGGGAACATCCCCGTCGCCCTGCGGATCGACGGCCGGTTCACCGAGGTCCGAACCCGGACCGTGGGCGCGCAGACCGAGCCGTACCCGCCCCTGATCGAGGCGACCGCCCACCAGAGCGTCACCGGCATCGCCGACACCCGCGGCACGATCGCGGGCTTCCGCACTCCGCAGTTCGAGCAGGCCGTGTCGGTCCCCGGGTATCACCTGCACTACGTCGACGACGCCCGCGAGAAGGGCGGGCACGTCCTCGACGTGACCGTGGCCGAGGTGACGGTCTCGCTCACTACCGTCGCCGGACTGCACCTCGCGCTTCCGGAGACGGACCAGTTCCGCCGGGCGGACCTGGCGATGAAGGACATCGCGGCGCAGGAGGCGCGAGCGGAGGGGTGA
- a CDS encoding YoaK family protein has protein sequence MTAVTGPARLRLALVLLAIASGATDAFAFLLLGGIFTANMTGNLVLLGLYPRSAWLTTAAGAVTAIVFFAGAVYAGFRTTRARTPSTGDGRRPLRAIALVGVVLQLAVAVAWPTVQGGTSLLVDCAFIATSAAALGLQTVLAKRISGAAGLTTTFVTGTLTSLMQELAERSSGSRTLQALIVASLAGGAVVGAATVTLAPAWAPTPALVLSAVAVVLLFAHRARAVPAGAEPGAPRPA, from the coding sequence GTGACGGCGGTGACCGGCCCCGCGCGCCTCAGGCTCGCCCTGGTGCTGCTGGCCATCGCCTCGGGCGCGACCGACGCGTTCGCGTTCCTCCTGCTCGGCGGCATCTTCACCGCGAACATGACGGGCAACCTGGTGCTGCTGGGGCTGTACCCCCGCTCCGCCTGGCTGACGACCGCGGCCGGAGCGGTCACGGCGATCGTCTTCTTCGCCGGAGCGGTCTACGCCGGGTTCCGCACGACCCGGGCGCGCACGCCGTCGACCGGCGACGGGAGACGTCCGCTCCGCGCGATCGCGCTCGTGGGGGTCGTCCTGCAGCTCGCCGTCGCGGTCGCCTGGCCGACGGTGCAGGGCGGCACGTCGCTGCTCGTGGACTGCGCGTTCATCGCGACCAGCGCGGCGGCGCTGGGACTGCAGACCGTGCTCGCGAAGCGGATCTCCGGCGCCGCCGGCCTGACGACGACGTTCGTCACGGGCACGCTCACGAGCCTGATGCAGGAGCTCGCCGAGCGCTCGTCCGGGTCGAGGACCCTCCAGGCGCTCATCGTCGCGAGCCTCGCGGGCGGGGCGGTCGTCGGAGCGGCGACCGTGACGCTCGCTCCGGCCTGGGCCCCGACGCCGGCCCTGGTGCTCTCGGCGGTCGCCGTCGTGCTTCTCTTCGCGCACCGCGCGCGAGCCGTGCCCGCGGGAGCGGAGCCCGGGGCCCCGCGTCCCGCGTGA